Genomic segment of Prochlorococcus marinus XMU1405:
GAAGCTAAAGATTTAGTCAATTCAGTTTTACCTACGCCAGTAGGGCCTGAAAAGATAAAACTTGCTATTGGCCTATTTGGATTTTTCAAACCAACTCTTGCTCTTCTAATTGCTCTAGAAACGGCTTTTACAGCTTCATCTTGACCGATCAGTCTTTGGTGAAGCGTCTCCTCCATGTTAAGAAGTTTAACTGATTCTGTTTCAGTTAATTTTTGAACAGGAACACCTGTCCAAGAAGCAACAATATGTGCAACGTCCTCTTCACAGACCATAGGATTTTGTAAAAGTTTTGAATCATTTTTTACCGAGTTTGTATCAATACTTGTTTCATCCTCAGTTGTAGATTCTTTTTTATTCTCGAGTACATCTTTAATTTTTGCAGACAACTCAATCTCTTTTTCTCTCAATTGACCGGCTTGATCAAAGTTTTGATCCCTTACAGATTCTTCCTTTTGTTTTTGAATTTGTCTTAATTCTTTATCAATTTGTTTAGCCTCAGGTGGAAGTTTAGAGTTTATTAAACGAACCCTACTTCCTGCCTCATCGATAAGATCTATAGCTTTATCAGGCAAAAATCTATCAGATATATAGCGATCTCCTAGGTGAGCTGCAGCCTCTAAAGCATCATCAGTAATTTTAAGGCGATGATGTTGTTCATAACGTTCTCTAAGTCCCTTTAAGATTTCGATTGTATCTTCTATTGATGGTTCTCCAACCATGACAGGTTGGAATCTTCTCTCTAAAGCAGCATCTCTTTCAATATGTTTTCTATATTCGTCTAGAGTTGTTGCTCCAATGCATTGGAGCTCTCCTCGGGCCAATGCAGGCTTAAGAATATTCGCTGCGTCTATAGCACCTTCAGCTGCTCCAGCACCAATCAAAGTATGCACTTCATCTATGACAAGTATTACATTACCTGCAGATTTAATTTCCTCCATTATCTTCTTTAATCTTTCTTCAAATTCTCCTCTATATTTTGTTCCGGCTACCAAAAGTCCTATATCAAGAGTTAAAACTCTTTTATCTTCTAGTATGTCGGGGATGTCACCCAACTGTATTCTTTGAGCTAAACCCTCTGCAATAGCGGTTTTACCAACTCCAGGTTCACCGATAAGTACTGGATTATTTTTGGTCCTTCTGCCTAATATTTGAACAACGCGATCTATTTCCTCATATCGGCCAACTACTGGATCAAGTTTTGATTCACTTGCTAGCTTTGTTAGGTTTGTTCCAAATTCATCTAGTGTAGCAGTTTTTAAATTTCCTTTACTTGGATTAGCTCCACTGCCAACTTCTGCTGTTTCACCTAGCATCCTTATAACTTGAGTTCTTACTTTTGTAAGATCGATACTAAGATTTTCTAAAACCCTTGCAGCTACCCCTTCTCCTTCCCTAATCAAGCCTAGTAATAAATGTTCAGTCCCTATATAGTTATGACCTAATTGGCGCGCTTCTTCCAGTGATAATTCTAAAACCCTTTTTGCTCGAGGGGTAAAGGGTATTTCTACAGCTACAAAACCTGATCCTCTACCAATTATCTTTTCTACTTCAATTCTTGAATCTTTTAAATTGACACCTAATGATTTTAGAACTTTTGCTGCAACTCCTGTACCTTCTCCAATAAGACCTAATAAAATTTGTTCTGTACCAACGAAGTTATGGCCAAGCCTTCTAGCTTCCTCTTGAGCAAGCATGATGACTTTTATAGCTTTTTCTGTAAATCTTTCAAACATTAGAAGATTATCTTGCTATTAATAACCTACCAGCAATATGTCAATTTTGTGTTCACAATGAGCTTTTGTGAATACCTAAAAGTATATTTTTTTTAATTTAATCTAACTTTTTTGGTGATATAGCAATAAATTCAAGTAATTTCAAGCATTCTGGTTATCCGAACAATTAAATTTTAAATTACTTAGTTCTTAGTTTTTTTTCTTTGAGGAGAGCATCCGAACCATCCTTATAATAATCTCTTCGTATTCCCACAGTATTAAAATCAAAGCTATTGTAAAATTTATCAGCAGAAAAATTAGAATGAGAGACTTCCAAAATTAATTTTTTTAAATTTAATTTTTCACATTCTTCTATTAAGTAGCTCATAAGGTAAGTTCCAAAACCTTTTTTCCTGTATTTATGGTTTACCACAAAAAAATTTATTTGAGCTTCATCAAGAACTACATGAAAAACACATATTCCTACTACAAGATTTGAAAGTAATATCCCGAAGACATTGACACCATCTTTTTTAAATTCTTTAGCCCATTGATTTTTGCTCCACAAAGAGATCGTATTTGAATCTAATTCATAACATAAATCAATATCTTTCTCTTTTATATGTTTAATGGATATCATTTTATAATAAATAAATATTCAAAAATCTGAAATTAAAGTCATTATAAAATATGACAATTTAAGAATAACTCTATTTAGAATTTTCCCATGGACGAAAAAAAATCCTTTTTAAAACAAAAGATTGATATCAACAGCCCAAATAAAAATATAGTACCGATTACTACATCTATAGGAAGTGATGGAAAATTATCAATTGGTGGGTGCTCTATTGAAGAATTAGTTAAGAAATATGATTCTCCACTTTATATTTTGGATGAAATCACTCTAAGAAACTCTTGTAGAGCATATAAAAAAGCACTAGAAAAATATTACCCTGGAGGATCTCTTCCAATATATGCTTCTAAAGCAAATAGTTCTTTATTCATGAGTAACCTAGTTTCATCAGAGGGTTTTGGACTTGATGCGGTTTCAGAGGGAGAACTATTAACTGCTCTTAAAGGTGGAGTCCCAAATGAAAAAATCGTCTTTCACGGTAATAATAAATCAGATCAAGAAATAGAGTTTGCAATTAGAAATAACATACAAGTAATTGTAGATAATGATTATGACTTACAAAGGTTAGAAGAAACTTCAAATTCATTAAATTGTGATTTGGAAATAATGATTCGATTTACTCCTGGAATCGAATGCCATACTCATGAATACATTAGAACTGGATCATTTGATAGCAAATTTGGTTTCGGTATTGAATATTTAAATCATTTATTTGACAAAGTCAGCAAGACTAAACATCTTAACTTAAAGGGATTACATGCACACATTGGGTCCCAGATTTTTGAACTAGACCCACATAATGATCTAGGCAAAATAATGGTGAATGTCATTTTACAAGCCAAAAAATTTGGCCATGATATACAAAAATTGAATATGGGTGGAGGTTTAGGTATTAAATATACAGAAGATGACGATCCCCCTTCAATAGATGAATGGGTAAAAACAATTTCCACATCTGTTGTTCAAGCTTGTAAAAAACATAATTTAAATTTACCTACTTTGATGTGTGAGCCAGGAAGATCCATTGTATCTACAGCAGGAATAACAATTTACAAAATTGGGGCGTTTAAAGAAATACCAGGGATCAGAACATATTTATCTGTTGATGGTGGAATGAGTGATAATCCAAGACCAATAACATATCAATCAAATTATTCCGCATGTTTGGTAAGTAACCCCTTTAATATTAATTCTAAAAATAAATATACTATTGCTGGTAAGCACTGCGAATCAGGAGATGTATTGTTTAAAGAGATAGAACTAGCTAATTGCAAAACGGGAGATCTTATATGTGTTTTTGGTACTGGTGCTTACAATAACTCAATGAGTTCTAATTACAACAGAATTCCAAGACCTGCTGCCCTCTTAGTTTCTGATGGTGAAGCAGAAATTATTCAAAAAAGAGAAAGCCCATTGGATCTTTTAAAATACGACGTCTTACCTGATCGCTTTCTTAAACAAAATTAGGTACATTTAGATTAATTTTATTTTTAATGTGAATTTCTGGGGGATTATAAATTTAAAGCTTTTATTAGATGTCTTATTCGCTGTAGGTTTTGGACTTTTATTATTTTCTAGAGTTAAAGAACAGAGAACATTGTGGCTTTTAAGGGGATATTTGTTTTTAGTTTCATCAGCTTGGTTCATTCAAAGATATGCATATCTTCCTTTAACATCAAAATTAATTGATGCTGTAGTCCTCGCATGCTCTCTCTCTTTAGCAATACTTTGGCAAGGAGAGCTGAGAAGGTTAATGGAATTGTTAGGTACTGGTAGGTTAGCTGTATTACTAGGAAATCCACCAAAGGAATTCAGAGCAAAATCCACTACTATTACTCAGTTAGTCGATACTGCAGGTAAACTCTCTCAGAATAGAAGGGGTGCTTTAATCGTTGTGGATTTGGGGAGTGATTTAAGACCTGAAGATTTTTTATATTCAGGGACAAAAATTGAGGCACAATTGTCAACAGACCTTTTAATAAATCTTTTTGCAACAGATACACCTCTGCATGATGGAGCAGTTCTTGTGAAGGGTAACAAAATAATATCTGCAGGAGTAATACTTCCACTCTCTAGGCAAGGAATTAGCAGATACGGCACAAGACACTTGGCTGCATTGGGAATTACAGAAAGATTTGATAGATGTATTTGTATTGTTGTTTCTGAAGAGACAGGTACGTTATCATTAGCAAATCAGGGGAAACTTGAAAGGCCAATTACCAGTAGTAGGTTACAAGAACTACTTGTGGATTTAATAGGGAATCAAAACTCTATGGGAACGAATAAACCAGCTCTAAGTAAAAATTCTTTATCCCAAAAGACAAATGCAAGTGATAATATTGTTGGTGGTATTAATGAAGATGAGTCCAAAGAATCAGAAATCATTACCACTAAAAGGGACTAGAAAATGAGATTAGGAAAATTAATAGACGATAAAATTAATGACTTATCAATGAAAATAGATAAGCAAAAAGTACCCAAACATGTAGCAATAATTATGGACGGAAATGGGAGATGGGCAACTAGGAAAGGCTTGCCTCGATCCTTTGGGCATAAACAGGGCGTTAGTGTATTAAAAAAAATTCTCAAAGCTGCAAAAAATTTAGGTTGTAAAGTAATTACTGTTTATGCTTTTTCAACTGAGAATTGGACAAGACCAACAAAAGAAGTTGATTTTCTCATAAATCTTTTTAGCGAAGTTTTAAAAAACGAAATTAAAGAAATACATGAAGAATCAACAAAAATAAAATTCATAGGAGATTTAACTCCTTTTCCAAAAAATTTAAAAGAAATAATCTCTAGTTCAGAGTCTCTAACTAAACACAACAATAAATTTTTATTCAATGTTTGTGTGAATTATGGAGGTAGGCAAGAAATAGTAAAAGTTGCAAAAGAATTAGCCTTAAAATCTTCTTCTGGAGAAATAAACCCAAGTGAAATTGACGAAGAATTATTTAATTCAGAGCTATTAACTGGAGGGATTAAGGATCCAGAATTACTAATAAGAACTAGTGGCGAAAAAAGGATAAGTAATTTTCTATTATGGCAATTAGCTTATTCAGAAATTTATATATCTGACGTACTTTGGCCTGAGTTCAATGAGTATGAATTTCTCAAAGCAATAATTGATTACCAATCAAGGCATAGACGTTTCGGAGGTATAGAATCATTACCAAATGAATCTTTTAAAGATTCTCAATGTTCTTCCTAACAAAAATGACAAATTCAAATAATCATCAGTTAGATAACGAAATTAGGTTTGATTGGGAAAGACAAGAAATATTGGAAATACTCAATAAGCCTCTGATTGATTTAATGTGGGAATCCCAAATCATTCACAGAAAATTTAACAAATACAATATTCAATTAGCATCATTGTTCAGCGTAAAAACTGGTGGATGCGAGGAAAATTGTTCGTATTGTAGCCAATCAATTTATAGTGCTAGCGAAATCAAAAGTCATCCGCAATTTGAGGTTGAAGAGGTTTTAAAAAGAGCTCAAATAGCAAAAAATGAAGGTGCAGATAGGTTTTGTATGGGTTGGGCGTGGAGAGAAATTAGAGATGGAAAATCTTTTAATGCAATGTTAGAGATGGTTAGCGGTGTAAGAAATTTAGGAATGGAAGCTTGTGTTACAGCTGGGATGCTTACAGAACAACAAGCTTCCAGACTAGCTGATGCAGGTTTGACCGCGTATAACCACAATCTTGATACTAGTCCTGAGTATTATAAAAATATAATTACGACTAGAACTTATCAAGACAGATTAGATACTATCAATAGAGTAAGAAATGCAGGAATAAATGTTTGTTGTGGAGGAATAATAGGTTTAGGTGAAACTAATGGCGATAGAGCATCTCTTTTGGAAGTACTTTCAAACATGAATCCGCACCCTGAAAGTGTTCCTATAAATTCATTAGTAGCTATTGAAGGTACTGGTTTAGAAGATAATCAAGAAATTGATTCAATTGAGATGATAAGGATGATAGCTACAGCAAGAATTCTCATGCCTAAAAGTAAAATAAGATTAAGTGCAGGTCGAGAAAAGCTATCAAAAGAAGCCCAAATATTATGTTTTCAATGTGGTGCAAATTCAATCTTTTACGGAGATGAGTTACTCACAACTTCAAATCCATCTTTTCAATCAGACAGAAAACTTCTTAATGAGGTAGGAGTATCATTTAATAAAGATTTTGAAACTTGTGAAAAAACATTATCTTCTTTATGAAAGGCAAAAATTATAAAATAGTTTCTCTTTATTCCTTTTTCCCATTTCAAGAAAACTTAATTCTTGATCTGAAAAATAAATTATTAGAAATTGAAAATGAAAACGATATTTCAGGTTTATTAATTTTTGCGAGTGAAGGTATTAATGGAACTATTTGTGCTGAGAAAAATGTAACTGATTTTGTTATCAACTTACTTGATAAATATACGGATAATAGAAATTTGAATATAAAAGTAAACTTTTCAAAAAAGAAAGTCTTCAAAAAATTAAAAATAAAAATTAAGAAAGAAATAGTTACCATGGGTGTCCATGGAATAAAGCCTGCGCAAGATAATGGGACTTATGTTGACTCAGTGAATTGGAATAAGTTAGTCAAAAATCAAAATACAATAGTCATTGATACTAGAAATCATTATGAGGTTTCTATTGGAACTTTTCAGAATTCAATAAACCCAAATACAAAAAACTTTAGCGAATTCCCCAAATGGGTAGATGATCATTTAGATACCCATTTAGAAGATAAAGAGTCTACAAATATAGCGATGTTTTGTACCGGAGGAATAAGATGTGAAAAAGCTACAAGTTTGCTGAAAAAGAAAGGTTATAAAAATATTTATCACCTACAAGGTGGCATCCTTCAATACCTTGATGATATACCAAGAGACAAAAACTTATTTGAAGGTGAATGTTATGTTTTTGATAAAAGAGTTGCTTTAGATCAAGAATTAGAAAAAGGATCCTACTCAATTTGTCATGCATGTGGAATGCCAGTTTCAATTCAAGATCAAGAAAGAAAAGAATATAGAAAGGGTATCCAATGTCATTTCTGCATAGACCAATTCAGCAATGATGATAGAAAAAGGTTTGAAGAAAGACAAAAACAAATCGATAGATTAAACGAGGAAAATCATAAAATTTATAAGGACTAATTTTCAAAATCATGAAAGTCGAAGAATTAGAAAAATTAGCAGGTGCCATTGGATTATTAATTAAAATTCAAGTTAGAGAAACTCTCGGATTATGTTTCTTTAGAATTGTTATAGCAGAACAAAAAGATAACATAATAAAGATTTGGGCCGAAATGAAAGGTTGGACTTATTTAAATAAACAAGGTATCCAGCTTGATACATTAAGAATCCTTAGTAAAGCACCTGCTTTTGTTTCGGAATTAATATGGGCAACAACTATGGCCTGGGCAATTGAAAAAAAATCAAGCAACAAAGTAAGACTTTTAGCTATTTTTGATAGTGAAGGATATAGTAAGAAACTTGTAAGATATTTTAAATTAATAGGATTCAAAATTGTAAAAGAAGTTGGTTCTAGCCCATTAGATCTTTTAATAAGATTGATTTGGGGAGGTGCAGGTACACTCATGAACGGGGAATGTATCTCCATATTGGAAAAACTTGAAAAGAAACTCTCTTTAATTGAAGAAAATTAACCCGCATGATAACTACTTCTAACTAAAGGGCCAGAAGATACTTTTTTAAATCCTAATTCCTTAGAGAAGCGATATAAATATTCAAACTCTGATGGATCCCAATATTTCTTAACTACCAAATGATTGAATGAGGGCCTTAAATATTGGCCAATTGTAATTTGATCACAATCTATTTTTTTTAGATCATAAATTGTATTTTTTATTTCATCCAATGTTTCCCCAAGACCTAACATAATGCCTGATTTAGTTTGAATATGAGGAGCAATATCTTTTGACTTTTTTAGTAATCTAAGGGATTTTTTGTAATTTGCACCCCTCCTAACTTCTTTTTGGAGTCTTTCAACAGTTTCAAGATTATGATTAAAGCATATTGGATTTTTTTCTAAAATCATCTTCAATCTCTCAGTCTGAAGGTTATTAGTTTCACCTATATTTTTGCCCCCACCCCATAAATCAGGAGTTAAAACCTCTATCTTAATTGTTGAATCAATTTTTCTAATTTCATCAATTGTAGACATAAATAAGTTTGCACCATGATCTGGGAGATCGTCTCTAGCTACAGATGTCAAAACAACATATTTCAAATTTAGTACTTTCACGGCTTCAGCGACTTGAGTACATTCATCAATATTGATAGAACTAGGTCTACCTTTATTTACCTGACAAAAAGCACATGAACGAGAACAAATCGATCCCCCTAGTAAAAAAGTGGCAGTTCCTGAGGCATAACATTCTGCTCTATTTGGACATCTTGCTTCTTCACAAATAGTATGAATATTTGATTTTTTGATGAGTGTTTGTATTTTTTCGAATTCTGAAACTTTACTAATAGGAAATTTAATCCAAGAGGGAAGTCTTAAGATTTTTTCTTTCTTGATTAGATTATTATCTCTCATTGTCTAATTTAGTTTTGTTCTCCCTTCTAACGCCCTTGCAAGTGTAACTTCATCCACATATTCAAGTTCACTGCCCATTGGAAGGCCATATGCAATCCTCGTAACTTTAGTAAAAGGGGCTAACAATTTTCCAATATAAAGACTTGTTGTATCTCCCTCAACACTGGGGGTCAATGCCAATATGATCTCATCTATTTCAGACTTACTAACTCTTTCTACCAAGCTTCTTATTTCTAAGAGTTCGGGGCCAACAGAATCCATTGGGGATATTAAACCACCAATAACATGGTAAACACCTTTAAATTCTCTGGCGCGCTCCAAAGCTAGCAAATCTTTAGTTTCTGCTACTACACAGATTAGTTTTTGATTTCTTTCATTATTTTTACAAATTTCACATTCATCTTCTGACGTCAAATTGAAACATTTTTTGCACCGACCAACATTACTATGTGCTTCTAAAAGAGCCTTTGAAAAATCTCTTATTGTACTTTCAGGTTGTTTTAAAATAAACAGGGCTAATCGTTGCGCTGTTCTTGGACCAATCCCTGGAAATTTCTCAAAATGACCAATTAATTTTGAAAGCGGTTTGGTATAAGTAATCAAAATTAAACTATTTCTAGGAATAATTTAGACGCAAAATTCTGAATTGCCATAATTGTTTGCTTTTAATGTCTTATTATGTTTTTAGTTAGTAATTTCAAACAAAATGAAAAATATTAAATTTAACCCTTTCAAATATTTATTTTTGATTTTCTTGTGTTTAACACTGAGCGCTTGTAGTGGCGGACTAAATGCTGGATTAGAAGCTTATCAAAGTCCAGATGGAAGATATGCCTTTTTATATCCAACAGGCTGGACTAGAGTAAAAGTCGATGGAGGACCTGAAATTATTTATCATGATTTAATAAATAGTAATGAGACCTTAAGTTTAGTTATTTCTGATGTCAATAAAGAGGTTCAATTAGAGCAATTAGGAAGCCCAAATGAAGTAGGCCAAACATTAATTGATAAAGTCATTGCTCCCGAAGGTTCAGGTAGAGAGGTAAAACTTATAAATGCCAATAAGAGGGAGACATCCAATCATATTTTCTATGATTTAGAGTATGAATTAAATTTAAATGAACAGGCAAGACATGAATTAGCTACTGTCGTAATTGATAGAGGAACACTTTACACTTTTGCTGTGGGAACAAATGAAGAAAGGTGGAATAAAGTTGACGGTATGTTTAGTAACGTAATTGAATCATTTAACTTCTTAATATAATTTAGAAATTCATACTAGATCTAGATTCCTACTTGAACATTCCACAAATCAGCATATATTTTGTTCTGATATAATAGTTTTTCATGTTTTCCGATTTCAACTATTTTACCTTTATCAATAACTACAATATTATCCACATTTTTTATAGTGCTTAATCTATGAGCTATTACTATAGTTGTTCTTTCTTTTGTGATTTTAGATAACGATTTTTGAATTAAAGCCTCTGTTTCATTATCAACTGAAGCTGTAGCTTCATCTAATATTAATATTGGAGCATCCTTTAAAACGGCTCTCGCTAAGGCAATTCTTTGACGTTGCCCGCCCGAGAGCCTTTGGCCCCTTTCCCCCACTATAGTTTTATAACCATCTGGTAATTGTTCAATAAATTTATGAGCTTCCGCAATCTTTGAAGCTTTAATAATATCTTTAAGACTTGGGTTGAATGAGCCATAAGCAATATTTTCTTGTACACTGCCATGAAATAAATAAGTTTCTTGACTTACTAAAGAGATACACTTTCTTAAATCTCTCAAATTTATTTCTTTAATAGAAACCCCATCCAAGGTTATTGACCCATTATTACTATCATAAATTCTAAGTAGTAGTTTTATTATTGTACTTTTCCCAGAACCTGTTAAACCAACAATTCCTAATGTTGAGTTATTTTCAATTTTGAAATTTATGTTTTTTAAAGTTAAATC
This window contains:
- a CDS encoding ATP-dependent Clp protease ATP-binding subunit produces the protein MFERFTEKAIKVIMLAQEEARRLGHNFVGTEQILLGLIGEGTGVAAKVLKSLGVNLKDSRIEVEKIIGRGSGFVAVEIPFTPRAKRVLELSLEEARQLGHNYIGTEHLLLGLIREGEGVAARVLENLSIDLTKVRTQVIRMLGETAEVGSGANPSKGNLKTATLDEFGTNLTKLASESKLDPVVGRYEEIDRVVQILGRRTKNNPVLIGEPGVGKTAIAEGLAQRIQLGDIPDILEDKRVLTLDIGLLVAGTKYRGEFEERLKKIMEEIKSAGNVILVIDEVHTLIGAGAAEGAIDAANILKPALARGELQCIGATTLDEYRKHIERDAALERRFQPVMVGEPSIEDTIEILKGLRERYEQHHRLKITDDALEAAAHLGDRYISDRFLPDKAIDLIDEAGSRVRLINSKLPPEAKQIDKELRQIQKQKEESVRDQNFDQAGQLREKEIELSAKIKDVLENKKESTTEDETSIDTNSVKNDSKLLQNPMVCEEDVAHIVASWTGVPVQKLTETESVKLLNMEETLHQRLIGQDEAVKAVSRAIRRARVGLKNPNRPIASFIFSGPTGVGKTELTKSLASYFFGSEEAMIRLDMSEFMERHTVSKLIGSPPGYVGFNEGGQLTEAVRRRPYTVVLFDEVEKAHPDVFNLLLQLLEDGRLTDSKGRTVDFKNTLLIMTSNIGSKVIEKGGGGLGFEFSGDSVEDSQYNRIKSLVNEELKQYFRPEFLNRLDEIIVFRQLSKNEVKEIAEIMLKEVFARLEDKGIKLSVTDAFKERLVEEGYNPSYGARPLRRAVMRLLEDSLAEEVLSGRIKDGDKALVDIDENKKVKINISSEESQQELAGANF
- the rimI gene encoding ribosomal protein S18-alanine N-acetyltransferase; translated protein: MISIKHIKEKDIDLCYELDSNTISLWSKNQWAKEFKKDGVNVFGILLSNLVVGICVFHVVLDEAQINFFVVNHKYRKKGFGTYLMSYLIEECEKLNLKKLILEVSHSNFSADKFYNSFDFNTVGIRRDYYKDGSDALLKEKKLRTK
- the lysA gene encoding diaminopimelate decarboxylase; the protein is MDEKKSFLKQKIDINSPNKNIVPITTSIGSDGKLSIGGCSIEELVKKYDSPLYILDEITLRNSCRAYKKALEKYYPGGSLPIYASKANSSLFMSNLVSSEGFGLDAVSEGELLTALKGGVPNEKIVFHGNNKSDQEIEFAIRNNIQVIVDNDYDLQRLEETSNSLNCDLEIMIRFTPGIECHTHEYIRTGSFDSKFGFGIEYLNHLFDKVSKTKHLNLKGLHAHIGSQIFELDPHNDLGKIMVNVILQAKKFGHDIQKLNMGGGLGIKYTEDDDPPSIDEWVKTISTSVVQACKKHNLNLPTLMCEPGRSIVSTAGITIYKIGAFKEIPGIRTYLSVDGGMSDNPRPITYQSNYSACLVSNPFNINSKNKYTIAGKHCESGDVLFKEIELANCKTGDLICVFGTGAYNNSMSSNYNRIPRPAALLVSDGEAEIIQKRESPLDLLKYDVLPDRFLKQN
- the cdaA gene encoding diadenylate cyclase CdaA — its product is MNFWGIINLKLLLDVLFAVGFGLLLFSRVKEQRTLWLLRGYLFLVSSAWFIQRYAYLPLTSKLIDAVVLACSLSLAILWQGELRRLMELLGTGRLAVLLGNPPKEFRAKSTTITQLVDTAGKLSQNRRGALIVVDLGSDLRPEDFLYSGTKIEAQLSTDLLINLFATDTPLHDGAVLVKGNKIISAGVILPLSRQGISRYGTRHLAALGITERFDRCICIVVSEETGTLSLANQGKLERPITSSRLQELLVDLIGNQNSMGTNKPALSKNSLSQKTNASDNIVGGINEDESKESEIITTKRD
- a CDS encoding isoprenyl transferase; the encoded protein is MRLGKLIDDKINDLSMKIDKQKVPKHVAIIMDGNGRWATRKGLPRSFGHKQGVSVLKKILKAAKNLGCKVITVYAFSTENWTRPTKEVDFLINLFSEVLKNEIKEIHEESTKIKFIGDLTPFPKNLKEIISSSESLTKHNNKFLFNVCVNYGGRQEIVKVAKELALKSSSGEINPSEIDEELFNSELLTGGIKDPELLIRTSGEKRISNFLLWQLAYSEIYISDVLWPEFNEYEFLKAIIDYQSRHRRFGGIESLPNESFKDSQCSS
- the bioB gene encoding biotin synthase BioB, whose protein sequence is MTNSNNHQLDNEIRFDWERQEILEILNKPLIDLMWESQIIHRKFNKYNIQLASLFSVKTGGCEENCSYCSQSIYSASEIKSHPQFEVEEVLKRAQIAKNEGADRFCMGWAWREIRDGKSFNAMLEMVSGVRNLGMEACVTAGMLTEQQASRLADAGLTAYNHNLDTSPEYYKNIITTRTYQDRLDTINRVRNAGINVCCGGIIGLGETNGDRASLLEVLSNMNPHPESVPINSLVAIEGTGLEDNQEIDSIEMIRMIATARILMPKSKIRLSAGREKLSKEAQILCFQCGANSIFYGDELLTTSNPSFQSDRKLLNEVGVSFNKDFETCEKTLSSL
- a CDS encoding rhodanese-related sulfurtransferase, with amino-acid sequence MKGKNYKIVSLYSFFPFQENLILDLKNKLLEIENENDISGLLIFASEGINGTICAEKNVTDFVINLLDKYTDNRNLNIKVNFSKKKVFKKLKIKIKKEIVTMGVHGIKPAQDNGTYVDSVNWNKLVKNQNTIVIDTRNHYEVSIGTFQNSINPNTKNFSEFPKWVDDHLDTHLEDKESTNIAMFCTGGIRCEKATSLLKKKGYKNIYHLQGGILQYLDDIPRDKNLFEGECYVFDKRVALDQELEKGSYSICHACGMPVSIQDQERKEYRKGIQCHFCIDQFSNDDRKRFEERQKQIDRLNEENHKIYKD
- the lipA gene encoding lipoyl synthase, which translates into the protein MRDNNLIKKEKILRLPSWIKFPISKVSEFEKIQTLIKKSNIHTICEEARCPNRAECYASGTATFLLGGSICSRSCAFCQVNKGRPSSINIDECTQVAEAVKVLNLKYVVLTSVARDDLPDHGANLFMSTIDEIRKIDSTIKIEVLTPDLWGGGKNIGETNNLQTERLKMILEKNPICFNHNLETVERLQKEVRRGANYKKSLRLLKKSKDIAPHIQTKSGIMLGLGETLDEIKNTIYDLKKIDCDQITIGQYLRPSFNHLVVKKYWDPSEFEYLYRFSKELGFKKVSSGPLVRSSYHAG
- the recR gene encoding recombination mediator RecR; its protein translation is MITYTKPLSKLIGHFEKFPGIGPRTAQRLALFILKQPESTIRDFSKALLEAHSNVGRCKKCFNLTSEDECEICKNNERNQKLICVVAETKDLLALERAREFKGVYHVIGGLISPMDSVGPELLEIRSLVERVSKSEIDEIILALTPSVEGDTTSLYIGKLLAPFTKVTRIAYGLPMGSELEYVDEVTLARALEGRTKLN
- the psbP gene encoding photosystem II reaction center PsbP → MKNIKFNPFKYLFLIFLCLTLSACSGGLNAGLEAYQSPDGRYAFLYPTGWTRVKVDGGPEIIYHDLINSNETLSLVISDVNKEVQLEQLGSPNEVGQTLIDKVIAPEGSGREVKLINANKRETSNHIFYDLEYELNLNEQARHELATVVIDRGTLYTFAVGTNEERWNKVDGMFSNVIESFNFLI